In [Leptolyngbya] sp. PCC 7376, a genomic segment contains:
- the pcrA gene encoding DNA helicase PcrA: MSDLLAQLNPSQRRAVEHFCGPLLVVAGAGSGKTRALTFRIANLIRQHRVDPENILAVTFTNKAAREMKERVELLYAQQLAELHHNKPFSALPEFEQKKLRSQVYKQVTKHLWIGTFHSLCCRILRFDINKYQDEKGRTWKRNFTIFDDSDVQTIIKKIVTQQLNLDDKKFNPRNIRYQISNAKNLGLSPNDYMRSEGGGYKAKIVAEVYEAYQNSLAANNALDFDDLILIPVRLFQQNESILGYWHSQFHHILVDEYQDTNRIQYDLIRMLSTNNETDRSAWTWKNRSLFAVGDADQSIYSFRMADYTILLEFQENFGDGLPDEDTRTMVKLEENYRSRENILKAANALIEQNSQRIDKVLRATRGAGEEIYCHKADNENDEARFVLAQMMGLRRNNPELDWGDFAILYRTNAQSRPLEELLNSRNIPYQVVGGFKFYDRQEIKDALAYLKIVENSFDSVSLTRVINTPKRGIGKTTVDRLSSVAQELGCSLWEIISDETSVATIAGRAAKKINQFATLIKEMQEHKTELSAAQILDSLMKDSGYINALQQKGTDEADSRIENIGQLYNKAISIAEENENDSLEVFLADASLNTDSDNNDENTQKVSLMSLHAAKGLEFPVVFLVGLEQKLLPHQRSLNDPVALEEERRLCYVGITRAQEQLFLSYVRERFMWGYREPAVASQFLAELPKDLVVSNVRSLQKEAPSQEPKTMSISQKQRSQKRRERQTARVQITQQKWEVGDRVNHNTFGEGEVTHIFGDGKKTNLAILFPNLGKKIIDPRVAPMKKI; the protein is encoded by the coding sequence ATGTCTGATTTGCTCGCACAACTCAACCCTTCCCAACGTCGTGCTGTGGAGCATTTTTGTGGCCCTTTGTTGGTGGTAGCGGGTGCAGGTTCTGGTAAAACTCGGGCATTAACTTTTCGCATTGCAAATCTGATCCGACAACATCGTGTTGATCCGGAGAATATTTTGGCAGTGACTTTTACAAATAAAGCTGCCCGTGAGATGAAAGAGCGAGTGGAACTACTCTACGCGCAACAGTTGGCAGAGCTCCACCACAATAAGCCTTTTAGTGCATTACCTGAATTTGAACAAAAGAAGCTGCGATCGCAGGTGTATAAGCAAGTCACCAAACATCTATGGATTGGGACATTCCACAGTTTGTGCTGTCGGATTTTGCGATTTGACATTAACAAATACCAGGATGAAAAAGGTAGAACTTGGAAGCGGAATTTTACAATTTTTGATGACAGTGATGTACAAACAATCATCAAAAAAATTGTTACCCAACAGCTCAATTTAGATGATAAAAAATTCAATCCCCGCAATATCCGTTATCAGATTAGTAATGCCAAAAATCTAGGTCTATCACCTAATGACTACATGCGGTCGGAAGGAGGTGGTTATAAAGCAAAGATTGTCGCGGAAGTTTATGAGGCATACCAAAATTCTTTAGCGGCAAATAATGCCCTAGATTTTGATGATCTAATTTTGATTCCTGTGCGATTGTTTCAGCAGAATGAATCGATTTTGGGTTATTGGCACAGTCAATTTCACCATATTCTTGTTGATGAATATCAGGATACAAACCGTATTCAGTATGATTTGATTCGTATGCTGAGTACCAACAATGAAACTGACCGCAGTGCTTGGACTTGGAAAAATCGGTCGCTGTTTGCGGTGGGAGATGCAGACCAGTCCATCTATTCATTCCGTATGGCAGATTACACTATTTTGCTGGAATTCCAAGAGAATTTCGGGGATGGTTTGCCCGATGAAGATACGCGCACGATGGTGAAGCTAGAGGAAAATTATCGTTCGCGGGAAAATATTCTCAAGGCGGCTAATGCGCTCATTGAGCAAAACAGTCAGCGGATTGATAAAGTCCTACGGGCAACGAGAGGTGCTGGGGAAGAAATCTATTGCCACAAAGCTGATAACGAAAATGATGAAGCTCGATTTGTTTTAGCGCAGATGATGGGATTGCGTCGTAATAATCCTGAATTAGATTGGGGTGATTTTGCGATTCTCTATCGTACAAATGCCCAATCCCGTCCTCTTGAAGAGTTATTGAATAGTCGAAATATTCCCTATCAAGTTGTTGGAGGATTTAAATTTTATGATCGTCAGGAAATAAAAGATGCATTGGCTTATTTGAAAATTGTTGAAAACTCTTTTGATTCAGTGAGTTTAACGAGAGTGATTAATACTCCTAAGCGCGGAATTGGAAAGACAACAGTGGATAGACTAAGCTCAGTTGCGCAAGAATTAGGTTGTTCTTTGTGGGAAATCATTAGTGATGAGACATCTGTTGCTACGATTGCAGGTCGTGCAGCAAAAAAGATTAATCAATTTGCTACTTTGATCAAAGAGATGCAAGAGCATAAAACTGAACTTAGCGCAGCTCAAATTCTAGATAGTCTCATGAAAGATTCTGGTTATATTAATGCTCTACAACAAAAAGGAACAGATGAAGCAGATAGCAGAATAGAAAATATTGGGCAGCTTTACAACAAAGCTATTTCGATAGCAGAAGAAAATGAAAATGATTCATTGGAAGTGTTTTTAGCTGATGCATCTCTTAATACTGACTCCGATAATAACGATGAAAATACGCAGAAAGTTTCTTTGATGAGTCTTCATGCAGCTAAAGGTTTAGAGTTTCCTGTAGTGTTTCTTGTAGGTTTGGAGCAAAAATTACTTCCTCATCAAAGATCGCTTAATGACCCTGTTGCTTTGGAAGAAGAACGTCGTCTTTGTTATGTCGGCATAACCCGCGCCCAAGAACAACTCTTCTTAAGCTATGTTCGCGAACGATTTATGTGGGGTTACCGCGAACCTGCTGTTGCGTCTCAGTTTTTAGCAGAACTCCCGAAGGATTTGGTTGTTTCTAACGTGCGATCACTGCAAAAAGAAGCTCCCAGCCAGGAACCGAAAACGATGTCCATTAGCCAAAAGCAACGGTCACAAAAACGGCGAGAGCGACAAACTGCAAGGGTACAAATCACTCAGCAGAAATGGGAGGTGGGCGATCGCGTGAATCACAACACTTTTGGAGAAGGGGAAGTCACCCATATTTTTGGCGATGGTAAGAAAACTAATCTTGCAATTCTTTTTCCAAACCTTGGCAAGAAAATTATTGATCCTCGCGTTGCTCCGATGAAGAAGATTTAG
- the ribH gene encoding 6,7-dimethyl-8-ribityllumazine synthase, with translation MTTFEGTYNDHTQTLKLAIVIGRFNDLVTSKLLAGCQDCLKRHGVDISTDGEQVDYVWVPGSFEIGLVAKRLAASGTYDAVICLGAVIRGDTPHFDYVSAEVSKGVAAAGFQTGVPVIFGILTTDTMQQALERAGIKSNLGWGYGLSALEMVSLLKKLP, from the coding sequence ATGACCACGTTCGAAGGTACTTATAACGACCATACACAGACGCTTAAGTTGGCTATTGTGATTGGACGATTTAATGATCTAGTAACCAGCAAGTTGTTAGCTGGCTGTCAAGATTGTTTAAAGCGACATGGCGTTGATATCAGTACTGATGGTGAACAGGTTGATTACGTTTGGGTACCAGGCAGTTTTGAAATTGGTCTAGTAGCTAAACGGCTTGCGGCTTCAGGAACTTATGATGCTGTTATTTGTTTGGGTGCAGTCATTCGTGGTGATACACCTCACTTTGATTACGTCTCGGCAGAGGTTTCTAAGGGTGTAGCAGCGGCGGGTTTCCAGACAGGCGTCCCTGTCATCTTCGGAATTCTGACGACAGATACGATGCAGCAGGCATTAGAGCGGGCTGGCATCAAGAGTAATCTTGGTTGGGGTTATGGTCTCAGTGCTCTAGAAATGGTCAGTTTATTGAAAAAACTTCCCTAG
- a CDS encoding argininosuccinate synthase: MGRADKVVLAYSGGVDTSVCIPYMMEEWGVKEIITLAADLGQGEELGPVKQKALDSGAVVSLVEDGREEFITDYAFPAIKANALYENRYPLATALARPLIAKMLVRAAEKYGADAVAHGCTAKGNDQVRFDLGILAQNPEITVLAPAREWGMSREETIAYGERFGIPSPVKKSSPYSIDKNLLGRSIEAGPLEDPMCEPPEEIFEMVKAIADTPDEPEYLEIGFEKGIPVTVNGDGLAPIALIEKINEIVGGHGVGRVDMIENRVVGIKSREIYESPAMEMLIKAHRDLESLTLTADVTQYKRGMEETYTHMIYRGLWFSPLKQAIDAFIEQTQERVSGVVRIKLFKGNATIVGRRSEKSIYTPDLATYGADDKFDHKAAEGFIYIWGLPTRVWAQTNK; this comes from the coding sequence ATGGGTCGCGCAGATAAAGTTGTCTTGGCTTATTCCGGTGGTGTTGATACATCCGTTTGTATTCCTTACATGATGGAGGAATGGGGTGTAAAAGAAATTATTACCCTCGCGGCAGATTTGGGTCAGGGTGAAGAGCTTGGCCCAGTAAAACAAAAGGCTTTGGACTCTGGTGCAGTTGTTTCTCTGGTCGAGGATGGCCGAGAGGAATTTATTACGGACTATGCTTTTCCTGCGATTAAGGCTAATGCTCTTTATGAAAATCGTTATCCTCTAGCAACGGCTTTGGCACGTCCTTTAATTGCCAAAATGCTGGTCAGGGCTGCGGAGAAATATGGTGCGGATGCTGTTGCTCACGGCTGTACGGCAAAGGGAAATGACCAAGTTCGTTTTGATTTGGGAATCTTGGCGCAAAATCCTGAGATTACAGTTTTGGCTCCAGCGCGGGAATGGGGTATGAGCCGAGAGGAAACGATCGCCTATGGTGAACGATTTGGGATTCCTTCTCCGGTGAAAAAGTCTTCTCCTTATAGTATTGATAAAAATTTGCTCGGCCGCAGTATCGAAGCAGGTCCTCTTGAAGACCCTATGTGTGAGCCTCCAGAAGAAATTTTCGAGATGGTCAAGGCGATCGCCGACACACCGGATGAGCCTGAATATCTTGAGATTGGATTTGAAAAAGGCATTCCTGTAACAGTTAATGGTGATGGTCTTGCTCCCATCGCGTTGATTGAAAAGATTAATGAGATTGTCGGTGGCCATGGTGTTGGTCGTGTGGACATGATCGAAAACCGTGTCGTTGGCATTAAGTCCCGCGAAATTTACGAATCTCCAGCAATGGAAATGCTAATTAAGGCACACCGTGATTTGGAAAGTCTCACGCTTACTGCGGATGTCACTCAGTACAAGCGCGGCATGGAAGAAACTTACACCCACATGATCTATCGTGGTTTGTGGTTCTCTCCTCTCAAACAAGCTATCGATGCATTTATTGAGCAGACTCAAGAGCGTGTTTCTGGTGTAGTTCGCATCAAACTCTTTAAGGGCAATGCAACAATTGTGGGTCGCCGTTCTGAAAAATCTATCTACACTCCAGATCTGGCAACTTACGGTGCGGACGACAAGTTCGACCACAAGGCTGCGGAAGGATTCATCTACATTTGGGGTCTACCTACTCGCGTTTGGGCACAGACAAACAAATAA
- the hemW gene encoding radical SAM family heme chaperone HemW: MNEFTQTPVTSAYIHLPFCIQRCFYCDFPISVVGDRRSDGIRARMEEYVMLLCREITATPILGGELNTVFFGGGTPSLLPIDLLEEILCVINKKFGMCTDVEISLEIDPGTFSLEQLIWYKDIGVNRVSLGVQAFQDCLLKNSGRSHTVIDIVSACDHIRQSAIAWSLDLISGLPDQTLENWQDSLQQAIAFNPHHISSYDLVVEPQTPFGKQYEPGEKPLPSDQHTADMYRIASQTLRDTGYDHYEVSNYAKPGYQCRHNRVYWENRPYYAFGMGAASFTNSQRFSRPRTRREYYEWVEQYEQLQGQLNVEKLTQGDHLLETLMLGLRLTEGIPLSHLIAEFGQTTVNQIMDILKPSIAKNWVTVKTNAAGDRQNIALTDPEGLLFSNTILSGLFQHLDADL; encoded by the coding sequence ATGAATGAGTTCACCCAAACTCCAGTGACGAGTGCTTATATCCATCTGCCTTTTTGTATTCAGCGTTGTTTTTACTGTGATTTTCCAATTTCTGTGGTGGGCGATCGCCGTTCAGATGGCATCCGCGCCCGTATGGAGGAATATGTTATGTTGCTTTGCCGAGAGATCACAGCGACGCCGATTTTGGGTGGAGAACTAAACACTGTTTTTTTTGGTGGTGGAACACCCTCACTTCTACCCATTGATCTATTGGAAGAAATTCTATGTGTAATCAATAAGAAATTTGGAATGTGTACAGATGTGGAAATATCTCTAGAAATTGATCCAGGCACCTTTTCTTTAGAACAATTGATCTGGTACAAAGATATTGGTGTAAACCGTGTAAGTCTAGGTGTGCAAGCTTTTCAAGACTGTCTACTCAAAAATAGTGGGCGATCGCACACGGTAATAGATATAGTGAGTGCGTGTGATCATATTCGGCAGAGTGCGATCGCCTGGAGCTTAGATCTAATTTCTGGATTGCCTGATCAGACTCTCGAAAATTGGCAGGATTCTCTACAACAGGCGATCGCCTTCAATCCTCACCATATTTCCAGTTACGATTTGGTCGTTGAGCCCCAAACACCCTTTGGTAAACAATACGAACCGGGCGAAAAACCGCTCCCCTCTGACCAACACACCGCCGATATGTACCGAATTGCGAGTCAAACACTCCGTGATACAGGCTATGACCATTACGAAGTGTCTAACTACGCAAAACCTGGCTATCAATGTCGTCACAATCGGGTCTACTGGGAAAATCGTCCTTATTACGCCTTTGGCATGGGTGCTGCCAGTTTCACAAACAGTCAAAGATTCTCCCGTCCTCGCACGCGCCGTGAGTATTACGAATGGGTCGAACAATATGAGCAACTACAAGGTCAGCTCAACGTAGAAAAACTCACGCAGGGCGATCACCTTCTAGAAACCTTGATGTTGGGACTACGTTTAACCGAAGGCATCCCACTTTCCCACCTGATCGCCGAATTCGGACAGACGACCGTTAATCAAATTATGGATATTCTCAAACCTTCCATTGCTAAAAATTGGGTCACTGTGAAAACTAATGCAGCAGGCGATCGCCAAAATATTGCTTTAACGGATCCAGAAGGTCTTCTCTTTTCAAACACGATTTTGTCTGGATTGTTCCAACATCTTGATGCAGACCTCTAA
- a CDS encoding DUF3747 domain-containing protein: MKIRFPLSLLLASTAMYFGLWGHSQANATLFGANQIDESEAVAIAVPINDGESYNLVILEQLNQQRQCWREQGDSPTVIDPLLLSFDFTGICGRSTDSNGYSLRLGGEDMAWKYDLRLVFERNELKLKAFNSSNPWRSPIEVGSTRGLAKGTLKIHLNAGWTLGKRTYQGKTLGHIYMVNENSANQLVANVPSHASVSSPKTTPTTNIGTQTNRNFSNRDTDNTVQIFVPPPQQATAINIPAAPTVQSTNFSTVSTSTNGLAPVPVPNRSIPTNDSDSSGYVRLNSGNLQPPPPPISLAQSLGLKYKVIVNATTNWQKTNLKKIVPDAFNTWVGDRRLMQAGAFADEIEAQELQERLREAGFSSEIVTIR; the protein is encoded by the coding sequence ATGAAAATTCGATTTCCTTTGTCTTTACTCTTGGCAAGTACTGCAATGTATTTTGGTCTGTGGGGACACTCGCAAGCCAATGCCACTCTCTTCGGCGCTAATCAGATTGATGAATCCGAGGCTGTGGCGATCGCCGTACCGATCAATGACGGGGAATCTTATAATCTCGTAATTTTGGAGCAGCTCAACCAACAGCGACAATGTTGGCGTGAACAGGGTGATAGTCCAACGGTTATTGATCCACTATTACTCAGTTTTGATTTCACAGGAATTTGCGGACGCAGTACAGATTCCAATGGCTATTCCCTGAGGCTTGGTGGGGAAGATATGGCTTGGAAATATGATTTACGCCTTGTATTTGAGCGTAACGAACTAAAACTAAAAGCATTTAATTCTAGCAATCCATGGCGATCGCCTATTGAAGTTGGCAGCACAAGAGGATTAGCCAAAGGCACTTTAAAAATTCATCTCAACGCAGGTTGGACCCTTGGGAAACGCACTTATCAAGGCAAGACATTAGGCCATATCTATATGGTGAATGAAAATTCTGCTAATCAGTTAGTCGCCAATGTTCCAAGCCATGCGTCAGTCTCTAGCCCAAAAACAACCCCAACAACCAACATTGGAACACAAACAAATCGGAATTTTAGTAATCGAGATACCGATAATACCGTTCAGATTTTTGTGCCACCTCCACAGCAAGCAACAGCGATAAACATTCCAGCTGCTCCAACAGTACAATCTACTAATTTCTCAACTGTCAGTACCAGCACCAATGGTTTAGCTCCTGTGCCTGTGCCAAATCGATCTATTCCCACCAATGATTCTGATTCATCTGGTTATGTCCGCTTAAATTCTGGCAATCTACAGCCACCACCACCACCCATTTCCCTTGCCCAATCTCTCGGACTGAAGTACAAAGTCATTGTTAATGCCACAACTAATTGGCAAAAGACTAACCTCAAGAAAATTGTTCCTGACGCGTTTAATACATGGGTAGGCGATCGCCGTCTGATGCAAGCAGGAGCTTTCGCTGATGAGATTGAAGCTCAAGAATTGCAGGAACGTCTACGGGAAGCTGGCTTTAGCTCAGAAATTGTGACCATTCGCTAG
- a CDS encoding TerB family tellurite resistance protein: MKTLDKDKQLFKILCSAAWIDGEIQQEERQYLHKMAEQNSLAEDPEIRSLLSEAVQTKPDECYRLVEEYVGDQATEAEYQEMVDAVSKLVYSDSVIDTEEAKLLHKIQSLEIEVKNGKSPFQRALKSIQKMYRGAIAELDKE; this comes from the coding sequence ATGAAAACCCTCGATAAAGACAAGCAACTTTTTAAAATTCTTTGTAGCGCTGCATGGATCGATGGTGAAATTCAGCAAGAAGAACGCCAATATCTCCATAAGATGGCTGAGCAAAATTCTTTAGCAGAAGACCCTGAAATTCGTTCTCTGCTCTCTGAAGCTGTGCAAACCAAGCCAGATGAATGCTATCGTCTCGTTGAAGAATATGTTGGCGATCAAGCAACCGAAGCAGAATATCAAGAAATGGTTGATGCGGTCAGTAAACTTGTCTATAGCGATAGCGTTATCGATACCGAAGAGGCAAAACTTCTCCACAAGATTCAATCTCTAGAAATAGAAGTTAAAAACGGCAAATCTCCTTTCCAACGTGCGCTTAAGTCTATTCAGAAAATGTATCGTGGGGCGATCGCCGAGCTAGATAAAGAATAA
- a CDS encoding type IV pilin-like G/H family protein — protein MKNFYYQLLQQLNSKKAEKGFTLIELLVVIIIIGILSAIALPAFLNQANKARQSEAKQALGAINRGQQAYYLEKQLFSTNIFGLGLGLQLATENYSYGNAATQADMEANRALDTVGVGRTAGGGLGVQEDAPATACATANFGCTDDRNGFDGYASFSMAFAVSENQEAVRDYMGVALLVPGDSTNESTTLAVLCEEEDLNGTPGTAISTASGNTIAPSSAGVLAPTAIAELSGLAATDEVICRGGGGAAGDTVVAQNAQNVGQ, from the coding sequence ATGAAAAACTTTTACTACCAACTTCTTCAGCAACTAAATAGCAAGAAAGCTGAAAAAGGTTTCACCCTCATCGAACTTCTCGTTGTAATCATTATTATCGGTATTCTTTCGGCGATCGCTCTTCCTGCGTTCTTGAACCAAGCGAACAAAGCACGTCAATCTGAAGCAAAGCAAGCTCTCGGTGCAATCAACCGTGGTCAGCAAGCTTACTACCTAGAGAAGCAACTTTTCTCTACAAATATTTTCGGCCTTGGTCTTGGTTTGCAGCTTGCCACTGAGAACTATTCCTACGGTAATGCTGCAACTCAAGCAGATATGGAAGCTAACCGTGCTTTAGATACAGTAGGTGTTGGTAGAACTGCTGGTGGCGGTCTTGGTGTTCAGGAAGATGCTCCTGCTACTGCATGTGCAACCGCAAACTTTGGTTGTACTGATGACCGAAACGGTTTCGATGGTTATGCAAGTTTCAGTATGGCGTTTGCAGTATCTGAGAATCAGGAAGCCGTTCGTGACTATATGGGAGTTGCACTTCTAGTTCCTGGTGATTCTACTAATGAATCTACTACTCTTGCAGTTTTATGTGAAGAAGAAGATTTGAACGGAACTCCTGGGACTGCTATTTCCACTGCTAGTGGTAATACAATTGCTCCTAGTAGTGCTGGTGTTCTTGCTCCTACAGCTATTGCTGAGCTTTCAGGTCTTGCAGCTACCGATGAAGTCATTTGTCGCGGTGGAGGTGGTGCAGCTGGTGATACAGTTGTTGCTCAAAATGCACAGAACGTTGGTCAGTAA
- a CDS encoding GDP-L-fucose synthase, with product MIDLSQKKILVTGGAGFLGKQVVQQLIEAGAQSENITIPRSKDYDLCQLAACQEVVKGQDIVIHLAAHVGGIGLNREKPAELFYDNLMMGVQLIHSAYESGVEKFVCVGTICAYPKFTPVPFKEEDLWIGYPEETNAPYGIAKKALLVQLESYRLQYGFNGVYLLPVNLYGPEDNFNPASSHVIPALIRKVHEAQQVGATELKVWGDGSPTREFLYSTDAARGIVMAAQDYDSSDPVNLGTNFEISIKDLVELICELMEFKGELIWETDKPNGQPRRCLDTQRAKERFGFEAKMTLRDGMKATIDWYRKNADSVA from the coding sequence ATGATTGACCTTTCACAGAAAAAAATCCTTGTTACAGGCGGCGCAGGCTTTCTTGGTAAACAAGTTGTCCAACAGCTTATTGAAGCAGGCGCGCAATCTGAAAATATTACGATTCCTCGTTCTAAAGATTATGACCTTTGTCAGTTAGCCGCTTGCCAAGAGGTTGTTAAAGGTCAAGACATTGTGATTCACCTTGCTGCCCATGTTGGTGGTATTGGTCTCAACCGTGAAAAACCTGCTGAGCTTTTCTATGACAACCTCATGATGGGTGTCCAACTCATCCATAGTGCTTACGAATCAGGCGTTGAAAAATTTGTCTGTGTTGGTACTATTTGTGCTTACCCAAAATTCACACCAGTTCCCTTTAAAGAAGAAGACTTATGGATTGGCTATCCCGAAGAAACGAATGCCCCCTATGGCATCGCTAAAAAAGCGTTACTCGTTCAACTTGAATCCTATCGATTGCAGTATGGCTTTAACGGTGTTTACCTCCTTCCGGTAAACCTCTATGGTCCTGAAGATAATTTCAACCCTGCTAGCTCTCACGTTATCCCAGCATTAATTCGTAAAGTTCATGAAGCACAGCAAGTGGGTGCAACTGAGCTAAAAGTATGGGGAGATGGAAGTCCCACTCGTGAGTTTCTTTATTCTACTGATGCTGCCCGAGGAATTGTGATGGCAGCTCAAGATTACGATAGTTCCGATCCCGTTAACCTCGGTACTAACTTTGAAATCTCCATCAAAGATCTCGTCGAGTTGATTTGTGAGCTGATGGAATTTAAAGGGGAATTGATTTGGGAAACAGACAAACCTAATGGCCAGCCTCGTCGTTGTCTTGATACCCAACGTGCAAAAGAACGATTCGGTTTTGAGGCAAAGATGACCTTACGTGATGGAATGAAAGCAACTATCGATTGGTATCGTAAAAACGCAGACTCAGTTGCCTAG
- the psbZ gene encoding photosystem II reaction center protein PsbZ: protein MSILFQLALVALVGLSFLMVIGVPVAYASPTNWEQSKSLIYVGSFAWIALVIVVGILNFFVI, encoded by the coding sequence ATGTCTATTCTGTTTCAACTCGCTCTTGTCGCTCTTGTCGGCTTATCTTTTTTGATGGTAATTGGTGTACCAGTTGCTTATGCTTCCCCCACAAACTGGGAACAGTCTAAGTCCCTCATCTATGTCGGTTCTTTCGCTTGGATTGCGTTGGTTATCGTTGTTGGCATACTAAATTTCTTTGTTATCTAA
- a CDS encoding PIN/TRAM domain-containing protein has protein sequence MFDVFLVLIFVVAIALVGFDVIDLLPASVRDQASNLEALRWIGAGFASLLGLSVGLLAQSTYRRLESQFRQTPIEIIVTRAVGLVIGLLVANLMLAPIFLLPIPIEFGFLKPTFAILGSISFAYLGVSLADVHGRSFLRLVSPNSLDTLLVAEGTLRPAPTKIVDTSCIIDGRLEELLKTGFIEGQLLVPMFVLNELQQLADASNDQKRARGRRGLDILQNMQNRFPKRITINPADYDDIPTVDAKLVHLSQEINGVLLTNDYNLQKVANLQKVEILNINDLAQAIRPIYLPGDGLDLKILKEGREEKQGVGYLEDGTMVVVEEGQTVMGEDVQVTVTSSLQTSAGRMIFAKLASTAAT, from the coding sequence ATGTTTGATGTTTTTCTTGTCCTTATCTTTGTCGTGGCGATCGCCCTTGTAGGGTTTGATGTAATCGATTTACTTCCCGCTTCAGTGCGCGACCAAGCTTCCAATCTTGAAGCTCTCCGTTGGATTGGGGCAGGATTTGCATCACTTTTAGGATTATCCGTCGGCTTACTGGCCCAAAGTACCTACCGTCGTCTCGAATCACAATTTCGTCAGACACCCATCGAAATTATTGTGACCCGTGCCGTGGGCTTAGTTATTGGTTTGTTGGTTGCAAATTTGATGCTTGCGCCAATTTTCCTTTTACCAATTCCCATAGAATTTGGGTTCCTAAAACCAACGTTTGCAATCCTTGGCAGTATTAGCTTTGCCTATCTCGGCGTCAGTTTAGCAGATGTTCATGGCCGTAGTTTCTTGCGTTTAGTGAGCCCAAATAGTTTGGATACATTACTCGTTGCAGAAGGAACATTACGTCCAGCTCCCACAAAAATTGTAGATACCAGTTGCATAATTGATGGTCGTTTAGAGGAACTTTTAAAAACAGGTTTTATTGAAGGACAACTTTTAGTTCCAATGTTTGTTTTAAATGAACTTCAACAGTTAGCTGATGCGAGCAATGATCAAAAAAGAGCGAGAGGTCGTCGCGGTTTAGATATTCTTCAGAATATGCAAAATCGATTTCCAAAGCGGATTACTATTAATCCTGCTGACTATGATGATATTCCTACAGTTGACGCAAAATTAGTTCACCTTAGCCAAGAGATTAATGGGGTTTTATTAACCAATGACTATAATCTTCAAAAGGTGGCTAATCTCCAAAAGGTTGAAATTCTCAATATTAATGATCTAGCCCAAGCAATCCGACCAATCTATTTACCTGGTGATGGCCTTGATTTAAAAATCCTTAAGGAAGGACGAGAAGAAAAACAAGGTGTTGGCTATCTTGAAGATGGCACAATGGTTGTTGTTGAAGAAGGTCAAACTGTTATGGGAGAAGATGTGCAAGTTACAGTTACTTCTTCTTTACAAACTTCTGCTGGTCGTATGATTTTTGCGAAGCTTGCTTCTACTGCTGCCACATAA